In Methanothermus fervidus DSM 2088, a single genomic region encodes these proteins:
- a CDS encoding exosome complex RNA-binding protein Csl4 (COGs: COG1096 RNA-binding protein (consists of S1 domain and a Zn-ribbon domain)~KEGG: mth:MTH1318 exosome complex RNA-binding protein Csl4~SPTR: O27373 Conserved protein) has translation MKTKVKSGDLVLPGDTLGISEEFIPLHNTYEENGKIKSLIVGRVLKDYRNKTISVMPCLELPPILKKNTHVIGEVIDIKEEKIALVRLLGVKGLKRPIFTNLIAGIYLPNVQRAYLNKMSDAFHIGDIVEAKIHEMLGLSYISLRTVEKDLGVIRALCTKCRNPMAKIGRNLVKCTNCGNIEKRKLSINYIIKGEKNEN, from the coding sequence ATGAAAACTAAAGTAAAAAGTGGAGATTTAGTACTTCCAGGAGATACATTAGGTATAAGCGAAGAATTTATTCCTCTCCACAATACTTATGAAGAGAATGGTAAAATAAAATCTTTAATTGTAGGGCGAGTATTAAAGGATTATAGAAATAAGACTATTTCTGTGATGCCATGCTTAGAATTACCTCCTATTTTAAAGAAAAATACACATGTAATTGGTGAAGTAATTGATATTAAAGAAGAGAAGATAGCATTAGTTAGACTTCTGGGTGTCAAAGGGCTTAAAAGACCTATTTTTACTAATTTGATCGCTGGAATTTATCTTCCAAATGTTCAAAGAGCTTATTTAAATAAAATGAGTGATGCATTCCATATTGGCGACATTGTGGAAGCTAAAATTCATGAAATGTTAGGGTTAAGTTATATATCTTTAAGAACAGTTGAAAAAGATTTAGGAGTGATAAGAGCTCTCTGTACTAAATGTAGAAATCCTATGGCAAAGATTGGAAGAAATCTTGTAAAATGTACGAATTGTGGGAATATAGAGAAAAGAAAACTTTCTATCAACTATATCATAAAGGGGGAGAAAAATGAAAATTAA
- a CDS encoding RNA polymerase dimerization (COGs: COG1761 DNA-directed RNA polymerase subunit L~InterPro IPR009025: IPR011261: IPR008193~KEGG: mth:MTH1317 DNA-dependent RNA polymerase, subunit L~PFAM: RNA polymerase dimerisation~SPTR: O27372 DNA-directed RNA polymerase subunit L~PFAM: RNA polymerase Rpb3/Rpb11 dimerisation domain), whose translation MKIKITKETKNELEIILKGENHTFCNLLRKKLLEDKDVEVAAYTIDHPIVGEPRLYVRGKNPKQSLLKAAKNIKENFNEFKKILES comes from the coding sequence ATGAAAATTAAAATAACTAAAGAAACAAAAAACGAATTAGAGATTATACTGAAAGGTGAAAACCATACTTTCTGTAATTTATTAAGAAAAAAGCTTTTGGAAGATAAAGATGTGGAAGTCGCTGCATATACAATAGATCATCCAATTGTTGGAGAACCAAGATTATATGTTAGAGGAAAAAATCCAAAACAATCTTTGTTAAAAGCTGCTAAAAATATAAAAGAAAACTTCAATGAATTTAAAAAAATTTTAGAGTCATGA
- a CDS encoding protein of unknown function DUF99 (COGs: COG1628 conserved hypothetical protein~InterPro IPR002802~KEGG: mth:MTH1316 hypothetical protein~PFAM: protein of unknown function DUF99~SPTR: O27371 UPF0215 protein MTH_1316~PFAM: Protein of unknown function DUF99) has protein sequence MIKKFRRIKEEIRILGIDDAPFKPFKKSQVLVVGTIFRGNKALDGVLSTHVEVDGEDATKKLVEMINNTRHKDQLGVVMLDGITFAGFNIVDIEKLFNKTKIPVIVIIKKFPNRNKIKEALKKHFKDWKERWKKVLNAGKIYKVENLDLYIQIKGLKLKDAIKIVKLSIKYGITPEPIRVAHLIASGIEKGESRGKV, from the coding sequence ATGATAAAAAAATTTAGAAGAATTAAAGAAGAAATAAGGATTTTAGGAATAGATGATGCCCCTTTTAAACCTTTTAAAAAAAGCCAGGTGTTAGTTGTTGGCACTATTTTTCGTGGAAATAAGGCATTAGATGGTGTTCTAAGTACTCATGTTGAAGTTGATGGAGAAGATGCTACAAAAAAACTTGTTGAGATGATCAACAACACCAGACATAAAGATCAGTTAGGTGTTGTAATGCTTGATGGCATTACATTTGCAGGATTTAATATTGTAGATATAGAGAAGTTATTTAATAAAACAAAAATACCAGTTATAGTGATTATCAAAAAATTTCCAAATAGAAATAAAATTAAAGAAGCATTAAAAAAGCATTTTAAGGATTGGAAAGAAAGATGGAAAAAGGTTCTTAATGCAGGTAAAATCTATAAAGTAGAAAATTTAGACTTATATATTCAAATAAAAGGTTTAAAATTGAAGGACGCAATAAAAATTGTTAAATTGAGTATAAAATATGGAATTACACCTGAACCTATCCGTGTAGCTCATCTAATAGCATCTGGGATTGAAAAGGGTGAATCTCGTGGCAAAGTATAA
- a CDS encoding NUDIX hydrolase (COGs: COG1051 ADP-ribose pyrophosphatase~InterPro IPR015797: IPR000086: IPR020476: IPR020084~KEGG: mst:Msp_1534 putative ADP-ribose pyrophosphatase~PFAM: NUDIX hydrolase~SPTR: Q2NE52 Putative ADP-ribose pyrophosphatase~PFAM: NUDIX domain), giving the protein MAKYKSPKLTVDIIIMDSKGKIVLIKRKKDPYKNFWALPGGFVEYGEKVEEAAIREAKEETGLNIKLKKLVGVYSDPNRDPRGHVVSICYLASPVSGKLKAKTDAKDVSLFNIEEIDNIKLAFDHAKMIKDALELLEHENLY; this is encoded by the coding sequence GTGGCAAAGTATAAAAGTCCAAAACTTACTGTCGATATTATAATAATGGATTCTAAGGGTAAAATTGTTTTAATAAAAAGAAAAAAAGATCCTTATAAGAACTTTTGGGCATTGCCTGGTGGATTTGTAGAATATGGTGAAAAGGTTGAAGAAGCTGCAATTAGGGAAGCTAAAGAAGAAACAGGACTCAATATAAAACTAAAAAAATTGGTTGGAGTATATTCAGATCCTAATAGAGATCCGCGCGGCCATGTTGTAAGTATATGTTATCTTGCTTCCCCAGTTTCTGGAAAACTTAAAGCAAAAACAGATGCCAAAGACGTTTCATTATTTAATATAGAAGAAATCGATAATATCAAATTAGCATTTGATCATGCTAAAATGATAAAAGATGCTCTTGAATTACTTGAACATGAAAATTTATATTAA
- a CDS encoding DNA-directed RNA polymerase, subunit M (COGs: COG1594 DNA-directed RNA polymerase subunit M/Transcription elongation factor TFIIS~InterPro IPR001222: IPR001529: IPR019761: IPR006288~KEGG: mth:MTH1314 transcription elongation factor TFIIS~PFAM: Transcription factor TFIIS; DNA-directed RNA polymerase, M/15 kDa subunit~SMART: Transcription factor TFIIS; DNA-directed RNA polymerase, M/15 kDa subunit~SPTR: O27369 DNA-directed RNA polymerase subunit M~TIGRFAM: transcription factor S~PFAM: RNA polymerases M/15 Kd subunit; Transcription factor S-II (TFIIS)~TIGRFAM: transcription factor S, archaeal), producing MEFCPKCKALMVSKNGVLKCTRCGYEKKLDKNVINTYKTTEKVGKREAVIFTKSEVKTMPTVKKECPKCGNNEAYWWLQQTRRADESETRFFRCTKCKYTWREYD from the coding sequence ATGGAATTTTGTCCTAAATGTAAAGCATTGATGGTTTCCAAAAACGGTGTATTGAAATGTACAAGATGTGGATACGAAAAAAAATTAGACAAAAATGTAATTAACACGTATAAAACTACGGAAAAAGTTGGAAAAAGAGAAGCCGTGATTTTCACGAAGTCTGAAGTAAAAACCATGCCTACAGTTAAAAAAGAATGTCCTAAATGTGGTAACAATGAAGCCTATTGGTGGTTACAACAAACAAGGAGAGCTGACGAATCAGAAACAAGATTCTTTAGATGTACAAAATGTAAATATACATGGCGTGAATATGATTAG
- a CDS encoding hypothetical protein (KEGG: mth:MTH1313 hypothetical protein~SPTR: O27368 Putative uncharacterized protein): MKKILHEKISKFKKNKGKIVKLTCLIIGSSLVIFGSLNLLTPTERFVDNIVVSEKSIMTAFLILTGLVIGTGAVADDISKKLFKDFHRKVSSLEEED; this comes from the coding sequence ATGAAAAAGATATTACATGAAAAAATATCTAAATTTAAAAAAAATAAAGGAAAAATTGTGAAATTGACATGTCTTATAATTGGATCCTCGTTAGTCATCTTTGGCTCTTTAAATTTACTTACTCCCACCGAAAGGTTTGTAGATAATATAGTTGTTAGTGAAAAGTCTATAATGACAGCATTTTTAATTTTAACAGGATTGGTGATAGGAACTGGTGCAGTAGCAGATGATATCAGTAAAAAATTATTTAAAGACTTCCATAGGAAAGTCTCCAGTTTAGAGGAGGAAGATTAA
- a CDS encoding monomeric archaeal DNA polymerase sliding clamp (COGs: COG0592 DNA polymerase sliding clamp subunit (PCNA homolog)~InterPro IPR000730~KEGG: mth:MTH1312 proliferating-cell nuclear antigen~PFAM: Proliferating cell nuclear antigen, PCNA~SPTR: O27367 DNA polymerase sliding clamp~TIGRFAM: proliferating cell nuclear antigen PcnA~PFAM: Proliferating cell nuclear antigen, N-terminal domain~TIGRFAM: proliferating cell nuclear antigen (pcna)), with protein MLKARLSDPDILKSSFDAISGIIDEVQMIAKEDGIYMDAIDRSHITFVHLELKNELFDEYSVDGEEKINIDTEELVKVLKRVRSTEIITLETDENNLIISIENDAKRSFRIRLIDISYEKPKTPKLDLPVSVEVPVDVLRDAIRDLEMFNDKIVFEVDENKLLITGESEFGDVKIEYPHAEEVDSKVRSVYSLEKVKEMLKAYKFSDRVIVSLGNDTPLDLTFELPEGEGRLTFLLAPRLEAE; from the coding sequence ATGCTTAAAGCAAGATTATCTGATCCAGACATTTTAAAAAGTAGTTTTGATGCTATAAGTGGTATCATAGATGAAGTTCAAATGATAGCAAAGGAAGATGGTATATATATGGATGCAATAGATCGTAGCCACATAACCTTTGTGCATTTAGAATTAAAGAATGAATTATTTGATGAATATAGTGTTGATGGTGAAGAAAAAATAAATATAGATACTGAAGAGTTAGTAAAAGTATTAAAGAGAGTAAGAAGTACAGAAATAATAACATTGGAAACTGATGAGAACAATCTCATTATTTCAATTGAAAATGATGCAAAAAGATCATTTAGGATTAGATTGATAGATATAAGTTATGAAAAACCTAAAACTCCAAAACTAGATTTGCCTGTTTCTGTAGAAGTTCCAGTTGATGTTTTAAGAGATGCTATCAGAGATTTAGAAATGTTTAATGACAAAATAGTTTTTGAAGTAGATGAGAACAAACTCTTGATTACAGGAGAAAGTGAATTTGGAGATGTAAAAATTGAATATCCACATGCAGAAGAAGTAGATTCTAAGGTTAGAAGTGTATATAGTTTAGAAAAAGTTAAAGAAATGTTAAAAGCTTATAAATTTAGTGATAGAGTTATTGTTTCTCTCGGAAACGATACACCTCTCGATCTTACATTTGAACTTCCTGAAGGAGAAGGTAGATTAACTTTTCTACTAGCTCCTAGATTGGAGGCTGAATAA
- a CDS encoding conserved hypothetical protein (COGs: COG1711 conserved hypothetical protein~KEGG: mth:MTH1311 hypothetical protein~SPTR: O27366 Putative uncharacterized protein) yields the protein MDLRKFFKKLREIHRNERISSKLTKIDKNFYKKTNKYLKELKNSIKDDPFSRQELFFQSKRIITEICERRERKIVNKLLTNFQKNYDIVEGSKKTIDSAPKNLTPEEKELYFSLLEVLKKYREKIHRTKPIKNYKTIIILDNIPSIVGIDKKIYGPFREQDVVVLPKLNARIFLKYKKGKRI from the coding sequence ATGGATCTACGTAAATTCTTTAAAAAACTTCGGGAAATACATAGAAACGAAAGGATAAGTAGTAAATTAACAAAAATTGATAAAAATTTTTATAAAAAAACAAACAAATATTTAAAGGAGCTTAAAAATTCTATAAAAGATGATCCATTTTCAAGGCAAGAATTATTTTTCCAATCAAAAAGGATTATTACAGAAATATGTGAAAGAAGAGAACGCAAAATTGTTAATAAATTATTGACAAATTTTCAAAAAAATTATGATATTGTAGAAGGTAGTAAAAAAACTATTGATTCGGCACCAAAAAATTTAACTCCTGAGGAAAAAGAACTTTATTTCTCTCTACTAGAAGTATTAAAAAAATACAGAGAAAAAATACATAGAACTAAGCCTATTAAGAATTACAAAACCATAATTATATTAGATAACATACCTTCTATTGTAGGCATAGATAAAAAAATATATGGTCCATTTAGAGAACAAGATGTCGTAGTCTTACCAAAGCTTAATGCAAGAATATTCCTTAAATATAAGAAAGGTAAAAGAATATGA
- a CDS encoding LSU ribosomal protein L44E (COGs: COG1631 Ribosomal protein L44E~InterPro IPR000552: IPR011332~KEGG: mth:MTH1310 50S ribosomal protein L44e~PFAM: Ribosomal protein L44E~SPTR: O27365 50S ribosomal protein L44E~PFAM: Ribosomal protein L33; Ribosomal protein L44) — translation MKIPKEVRRYCPYCRKHTTHEVFESKRRKASELKWGQRQFRRVTAGYRGYPRPLPSGSKPTKKVDLRFRCKECGKAHSKRKTFRAGRIEFV, via the coding sequence ATGAAAATACCTAAGGAAGTGAGAAGATATTGCCCATATTGCAGAAAACATACGACACATGAGGTATTTGAATCAAAAAGAAGGAAAGCTAGTGAACTAAAGTGGGGACAAAGACAGTTTAGAAGAGTGACAGCAGGTTATCGTGGTTATCCACGTCCATTACCTTCAGGAAGTAAACCAACAAAAAAAGTTGACTTAAGATTTAGATGTAAAGAATGCGGTAAAGCCCATAGTAAAAGAAAGACATTTAGAGCTGGTAGAATAGAATTTGTATGA
- a CDS encoding SSU ribosomal protein S27E (COGs: COG2051 Ribosomal protein S27E~InterPro IPR011332: IPR000592~KEGG: mth:MTH1309 30S ribosomal protein S27e~PFAM: Ribosomal protein S27E~SPTR: O27364 30S ribosomal protein S27e~PFAM: Ribosomal protein S27), whose translation MRPQSRFIKIKCLDCGNQQITFDRASSVVRCLVCGKVLVKPQGGKAKILAKVIETVD comes from the coding sequence ATGCGCCCCCAAAGCAGATTTATAAAAATAAAATGTTTAGATTGTGGAAACCAACAAATAACATTTGATAGGGCTTCCTCAGTGGTTCGATGCTTAGTGTGTGGTAAAGTGCTGGTTAAACCACAAGGAGGCAAGGCAAAAATATTAGCAAAAGTTATAGAGACTGTGGATTAG
- a CDS encoding translation initiation factor 2 subunit alpha (aeIF-2a) (COGs: COG1093 Translation initiation factor 2 alpha subunit (eIF-2alpha)~InterPro IPR003029: IPR016027: IPR012340: IPR011488~KEGG: mth:MTH1308 translation initiation factor IF-2 subunit alpha~PFAM: translation initiation factor 2, alpha subunit; RNA binding S1 domain protein~SPTR: O27363 Translation initiation factor 2 subunit alpha~PFAM: Eukaryotic translation initiation factor 2 alpha subunit; S1 RNA binding domain) yields MALKEWPEEGELVVATVKKVRDYGAFVRLEEYKGKEGFIHISEVSSGWVKNIRDFVKENQKIVARVVRVNPVKGQVDLSLKGIREDQKRKKIQQWRIEQKAEKFLELAAKSLNKDLETAYKELGKIVVENFGDLYAVFEVAADEGEKALIDVGIPKDWAKAITEVAVKNIKPSKVKITGYVDLISYAPNGVEIIRDALKKIEDKDIEIQVVGAPRYRITVTSKDYPSAEKKLRKAAEKCISFVEKFGGKGEFHREVT; encoded by the coding sequence ATGGCTTTAAAAGAATGGCCAGAAGAAGGCGAATTAGTAGTTGCTACAGTAAAAAAAGTTAGAGATTATGGTGCATTTGTAAGATTAGAAGAATATAAAGGTAAAGAAGGATTTATACATATCTCAGAAGTTTCATCTGGTTGGGTAAAAAATATTAGGGATTTTGTAAAAGAAAATCAAAAAATCGTTGCAAGAGTTGTAAGAGTTAACCCTGTAAAAGGACAAGTAGATTTATCATTGAAAGGTATAAGAGAGGATCAAAAAAGGAAAAAAATCCAACAATGGAGAATAGAACAAAAAGCTGAAAAGTTTTTAGAGTTAGCAGCAAAAAGTTTAAATAAAGATCTTGAAACAGCCTATAAAGAACTTGGCAAAATAGTTGTGGAAAATTTTGGAGATCTTTATGCAGTATTTGAAGTAGCAGCAGATGAGGGAGAAAAAGCATTAATAGATGTGGGTATTCCAAAAGATTGGGCAAAGGCAATTACAGAAGTCGCTGTAAAAAACATTAAGCCATCTAAAGTAAAAATAACAGGCTATGTAGATCTTATCTCCTATGCTCCAAATGGTGTAGAAATAATAAGAGATGCACTGAAGAAAATTGAAGATAAAGACATAGAAATTCAAGTTGTTGGAGCACCAAGATATAGAATAACAGTTACTTCCAAAGATTATCCTTCCGCTGAAAAGAAACTTAGAAAAGCTGCTGAGAAATGCATATCATTTGTCGAAAAATTTGGTGGAAAAGGAGAATTTCATCGTGAAGTAACATGA
- a CDS encoding RNA-binding protein Nop10p (COGs: COG2260 Zn-ribbon RNA-binding protein~InterPro IPR007264~KEGG: mth:MTH1307 hypothetical protein~PFAM: RNA-binding protein Nop10p~SPTR: O27362 Ribosome biogenesis protein Nop10~PFAM: Nucleolar RNA-binding protein, Nop10p family), with protein MKMKKCKVCGEYTLKDKCPYCGGEVRIPRPARFSPEDKYGKYRRILKKQTILRGEKT; from the coding sequence ATGAAAATGAAAAAATGTAAAGTATGTGGTGAATATACATTAAAAGATAAGTGTCCTTATTGTGGAGGGGAAGTAAGGATTCCTCGCCCAGCCCGATTTTCCCCAGAAGATAAATATGGGAAGTACCGGCGTATATTAAAAAAACAAACTATCCTTAGGGGAGAAAAAACATGA
- a CDS encoding protein of unknown function DUF75 (COGs: COG2047 conserved hypothetical protein (ATP-grasp superfamily)~InterPro IPR002766: IPR004426~KEGG: msi:Msm_1131 hypothetical protein~PFAM: protein of unknown function DUF75~SPTR: A5UMA8 Putative uncharacterized protein~PFAM: PAC2 family~TIGRFAM: conserved hypothetical protein TIGR00162) — translation MKNTFIKVLKEIELEKPIFIEALPGIGHVGKLAADHIIHELNAEKFAELYSPSFPPQVLVKKDGTIEMMKNEFYYLKNIGENEDDYIILVGNTQGLSPEGQYEICSNVIDFIEKFDVKMIYTLGGLATGQTVEKPRVFGAVTNKKLAEKLKKHDVIIRSEGGIVGASGLLLALGQMKGIEGACLMGETPGYYVDAEAAKALLERLMDILGISVDTSKLEERAKKIRKVLHKAKRLEEEMLERMKPKAGDEDLRYIG, via the coding sequence ATGAAAAATACATTTATAAAGGTCTTAAAAGAAATTGAGCTAGAAAAACCAATATTTATAGAGGCATTGCCTGGTATAGGGCATGTAGGTAAACTAGCTGCAGACCATATAATACATGAATTAAATGCTGAAAAATTTGCAGAACTTTATTCACCATCTTTTCCACCACAAGTATTGGTCAAAAAAGATGGAACTATAGAAATGATGAAAAATGAATTTTACTATCTAAAAAATATTGGAGAAAATGAGGATGATTACATTATATTAGTTGGAAATACACAAGGATTATCTCCAGAAGGACAATATGAAATTTGTAGTAATGTTATAGATTTCATTGAAAAATTTGATGTGAAAATGATATATACATTAGGAGGATTAGCTACAGGACAAACTGTTGAAAAACCAAGAGTTTTCGGAGCAGTTACAAATAAAAAACTTGCAGAAAAATTAAAAAAGCATGATGTAATAATAAGATCAGAAGGTGGAATAGTTGGTGCATCTGGACTACTTCTTGCATTAGGTCAGATGAAAGGAATTGAAGGAGCATGTTTGATGGGTGAAACTCCTGGATATTATGTAGATGCAGAAGCTGCAAAAGCATTGCTTGAAAGATTGATGGACATTCTTGGAATTTCAGTAGATACTTCTAAACTTGAAGAAAGAGCTAAGAAAATTAGGAAAGTATTACATAAGGCTAAACGCCTGGAAGAAGAAATGTTAGAACGTATGAAACCTAAAGCTGGTGACGAAGACTTAAGATACATCGGATAA
- a CDS encoding PHP domain protein (COGs: COG1379 conserved hypothetical protein~InterPro IPR004013: IPR005287~KEGG: mth:MTH1305 hypothetical protein~PFAM: PHP domain protein~SPTR: O27360 Conserved protein~PFAM: PHP domain~TIGRFAM: conserved hypothetical protein TIGR00375), whose amino-acid sequence MIVNVDLHIHSCFSQAASKHMVIPKIATCAKSKGLDIVGTGDALHPRWLKMIKENTECIDEGIYRYDECNFAITVEIEDMKKVHHLAILPSIETAEDIIEEISSDNLMKNGRPHLSLNGAEIMDLIHDHDGIIGPAHAFTPWTSLYKTYYSYKECYGKKPDFLELGLSADTNMADRIEELQDIVFLTNSDAHSPWPHRLGREFNRLKLDDFSYTSLKKSIKKKKIEANYGMDPRLGKYHLTACSRCHKVFDYETAVKLKMRCICGGIIKKGVDYRISEIATWEKPHHPPHRPPYIYILPLTEIISKRYGKGINTKFVWNKWKEFIDNFGNEIKVLLEEPIYELEKVDRKVALGIKAFRNNELIITPGGGGKYGEIQFPGNTLDAYIK is encoded by the coding sequence ATGATTGTTAATGTGGATTTACACATACATAGCTGTTTTTCTCAAGCTGCTTCAAAACACATGGTAATACCTAAAATTGCAACTTGTGCTAAATCTAAAGGTTTAGATATTGTTGGCACTGGTGATGCATTACATCCACGTTGGTTAAAAATGATAAAAGAAAATACTGAATGTATAGATGAAGGTATATATAGATATGATGAATGTAATTTTGCAATTACAGTAGAAATTGAAGATATGAAAAAAGTACATCATCTTGCAATACTACCATCTATTGAAACAGCTGAAGATATTATTGAAGAGATATCTTCTGATAATTTAATGAAGAATGGAAGGCCACATCTTTCATTAAATGGAGCAGAAATAATGGATCTCATTCATGACCATGATGGCATTATAGGACCTGCTCATGCTTTTACACCTTGGACAAGCCTATATAAGACATATTATAGTTATAAAGAATGTTATGGAAAAAAACCTGATTTTTTAGAGCTTGGATTATCAGCAGATACAAATATGGCAGATAGAATTGAAGAATTGCAAGACATTGTATTTTTAACAAACTCTGATGCACATTCTCCTTGGCCACATAGGTTAGGTCGAGAATTTAATAGATTAAAATTGGATGATTTTTCATATACATCCTTAAAAAAATCTATAAAAAAGAAAAAAATAGAAGCTAATTATGGTATGGATCCGAGATTAGGAAAATATCATTTAACAGCATGTTCTCGTTGTCATAAAGTTTTCGATTATGAAACAGCTGTTAAATTGAAAATGAGATGTATATGTGGTGGAATAATAAAGAAAGGTGTTGATTACCGTATTTCTGAAATTGCAACATGGGAAAAACCCCATCATCCACCACACAGACCTCCTTACATCTACATATTGCCTCTCACCGAAATAATAAGTAAAAGATATGGAAAAGGAATTAATACTAAATTCGTGTGGAATAAATGGAAAGAATTTATTGATAATTTTGGAAATGAAATAAAAGTTTTACTTGAAGAACCTATATATGAATTAGAAAAGGTAGATAGAAAAGTCGCACTAGGAATTAAGGCCTTTAGAAACAACGAATTAATTATAACCCCTGGTGGTGGAGGAAAGTACGGAGAAATACAATTTCCAGGAAATACATTAGATGCCTACATCAAATAA